The nucleotide sequence CGCACCGAACTGGTGATCGATCTGGATCGTGCGCCGATCGAAATTCAGCGCGCAGTCGAAGTCCGCCGCAAATGGCAGCATCGCGAGAGCCTGATCGCGGGCCTCGACATGACGACGCCCGATCAGGCCGTCGTGAGATTGCACGCGCCGGATGCGCCCCAGCCGAAACGCGCGCCGCGAAAAATAATCGCTCGTTCATCGAAGTCCAACCCGGTTCAGGAGTCTGTGGTGCGATGAGAAACCTGATCACCGGATTGGATGTCGGCACCAGCAAAGTTTGCGCGCTGGTCGGCGAGGCGACGGCCGACGGCGAACTCGCGGTGCTCGGCTACGGCGTCGCGCCATGCACGGGCCTGCGCAAGGGCGTGGTCGTCAATATCGAGGCGACGGTCGAGGCGATTCGAGCCGCGATCGATGCGGCGGAAAAAAGTTCTGGCGCGCGAATCGGCACCGTCGTCGCCGGCGTGGCCGGTCCGCACATTCGCGGCCTCAACAGCCACGGTATCGTCGCGGTGCGCGGCGGTGAAGTCGGTCCGCGCGATGTCGATCGAGTGATCGACGCGGCGCGCGCGGTCGCGATCCCGCCGGATCGGCAGGTGCTGCACATCCTGCCGCAGCAGTTCGCCGTCGATGATCAGGAGGGCGTGCGCGAACCGATCGGGATGGCTGGGGTGCGGCTCGAAGCGCGCATCCATATCGTCACCGCGGCGCAGAGCTACGGCCAGAATCTAACGAAGTGCTGCGAGCGCGCGGGCGTGACGCCATCGGAGATGGTTTTTCAGCCGCTCGCGTCGGCCGACGCTGCGCTATTTCCCGAAGAGCGCGAGCTTGGCGTCGCGCTGGTCGATATTGGCGGCGGCACCACCGGCATCATCGTATTTCACGGCGGCGCGGTGATGCATACCGCGGTGTTGCCGATCGGCGGGAATCATCTGACGAGCGACGTCGCCGCGGGACTTCGCACGCCGATCGCCGACGCGGAGCGGCTGAAGGTCGAGTTTGGCGTGGCGACGACGCAAATCGTGCGGCGCGATGAAACCGTGCAAGTGCCCGGAGTCGGCGGCCGCGAGCCGCGCGTAATCGCGCGTCGATTGCTCGCAGAAATAATCGAGCCGCGGATGGAAGAGATCTTCGCGATGGTGCAGCGCGAACTTGCGCGCTCGGGCGTCGCCGACAATCTCGCGTCGGGCATCGTGCTGGTCGGCGGAACTCCGCTGCTCGAAGGCACGCAGGAGCTTGCCGATCGGATGTTTGGTTTGCCGGTGCGCAGAGGATTGCCGATCAATTTAAAAGGGATGCCCGAAGAGTTGATGAAGCCGATGTACACCAACGCCGCGGGCTTGCTGATGTACCAGAGCGATGCGCGCGGCAGTGGCAACGGGATGGGGCATTCGGGCCGCTGGGGCCGGCTGCGCAGCCGCGTCAGCGAGTGGGTGAGGGACTTCTTTTGAAACATCCACGCAATAGCAATTCAAACGAGCAACAAAATTTGCCGGTAGGTGGTGCAGGAGGTTCTGTGATGATTGAGTTGGTGAGTAATCCCGACCCGGGCGCGAGAATCAAGGTTATCGGCGCAGGTGGATGCGGCGGCAATGCGGTCAACCACATGATTTCGGTGGGCCTGCGCAACGTCGATTTCATCGCCGTCAACACGGACATCCAGGCGCTGCAAAACAATCATGCGCCGATGCGCATCCAGATCGGCGATGCCATTACGCGCGGCCGCGGCACCGGCGGCAATCCCGAAGTTGGACGCAAGGCAGCGCTCGAAGACGAAGACCGAATCCGCGAACTGCTGCTGGAAGCCGAGATGGTGTTCGTCACCGCCGGACTGGGCGGCGGCACCGGCACCGGATCAGCGCCGGTGATCGCGCGAATCGCGCGCGAGCTTGGCGCGCTGACCGTGGGCGTCGTCACCAAGCCGTTCCAATTCGAAGGCCGGCGGCGGATGGCGCAAGCTGACGAAGGCCTCCGTGAGCTTAAAAATGCGGTCGATACGCTGATCACGATTCCGAATCAGCGCCTGCTTTCAGTGGCGAGCCGCAACACGTCGTTGCGCGAATCGTTTCAGAAGGCCGATGACGTGCTGCTGCAAGCGGTGCGCGGAATTTCGGAACTGGTGACGGTTCACGGACTCATCAATCTCGATTTCGCCGACGTTCGATCGATCATGGCCGAGATGGGCATGGCGATGATGGGTGCGGCGACGGCGTCGGGCGAGAACCGCGCAGTCGAAGCGGCGCAGCGCGCGATTTCGAGTCCGCTGCTGGAAGACGTTTCGATCAAGGGCGCGCGCGGATTGCTGATCAACGTGACCGGCGGCAGCGACATGGCGCTGTACGAAGTCAACGAAGCGGCCAGCCTGATCCAGGAAGAAGCGCACGAGGACGCCAACATCATTTTCGGCGCCGTGATCGATGAGAAGATCAGCGACGAGATTCGCGTCACCGTGATCGCGACTGGATTCGGCGAACTCGACAAGCATCCATCGACGCGCTACTCGCCGTCGGGCGCGCCGATCACCACGCCGATCGCGGCGGCCTCGACGCGCGCCGTCGATCCGATGGAAGTGCGGCCGGCAATTGTCGCGTCATCGCAATCGACGCCGGCAGCGCAGCCCGGACAGGTGCGGATGTTCCCGTCGAACAAACCGGTGCGCCGGATGGGATTGATCGTCGATGACAGCAGTCTCGATATTCCGGCGTTCAGGCGTCGCGGCGAGGCCGGGGTGGACGGCGAGAAGCTCGAGCCGAATTCGCTGCTCGATGGCGACGACAAGCTGGATATCCCGACGTTCCTGCGCAAGCACCTGGATTGATCGAGCGTCGCTCGGGAGCGATCAAAGTTGCTGAAAAAGCTGCGGCGCCGCGAGTCGATCGACTCGCCGCGCCGCACGCATCAGAGCTGAAATCAGTTTCTAGCGCCCGGCCGCGATTTTCCGCTCGGACGGCGCGCCGTTCAGTTCCGCGAGGATCGCCTCGCGGCGCTCTTCGAGTTCCTTCGGCATCGTGCGTCCGATCCGTTTGAAAAATTCGCCCGCCGATTCGAGTTCCGCCTTCCACTCTTGGGGATTGATCGCCAGCGCCGCGCGCGCCGCATCTTTGCTGATATCCAGTCCCTTGAGATCGAGCTCATCTTCGTTGGGAACTATACCGACCGGAGTTTCGCGGCCTTCGACGCGATCGTGGATTCGATCGAGCATCCACTTCAGCACGCGCATGTTTTCGCCGTAGCCGGGCCACAGAAATTTTCCGTCGCTATCTTTGCGGAACCAGTTGACCATGAAGATGCGCGGCGGATTCCTGATCGCCGAGCGCATCTTGAGCCAGTGCGCGAAATAATCGCCCATGTTGTAGCCGCAGAACGGCAGCATCGCCATCGGATCGCGCCGCAGCACGCCGACGGCGCCCGCCGCTGCGGCGGTGGTTTCCGAGCCCATCGTCGCGCCCATCAGGACGCCGTGGGTCCAGTCGGTCGATTCGAGCACCAGCGGCACCGTCGAAGCGCGGCGCCCGCCGAAGATGATCGCCGAGATC is from Candidatus Binatus sp. and encodes:
- the ftsA gene encoding cell division protein FtsA, with the translated sequence MRNLITGLDVGTSKVCALVGEATADGELAVLGYGVAPCTGLRKGVVVNIEATVEAIRAAIDAAEKSSGARIGTVVAGVAGPHIRGLNSHGIVAVRGGEVGPRDVDRVIDAARAVAIPPDRQVLHILPQQFAVDDQEGVREPIGMAGVRLEARIHIVTAAQSYGQNLTKCCERAGVTPSEMVFQPLASADAALFPEERELGVALVDIGGGTTGIIVFHGGAVMHTAVLPIGGNHLTSDVAAGLRTPIADAERLKVEFGVATTQIVRRDETVQVPGVGGREPRVIARRLLAEIIEPRMEEIFAMVQRELARSGVADNLASGIVLVGGTPLLEGTQELADRMFGLPVRRGLPINLKGMPEELMKPMYTNAAGLLMYQSDARGSGNGMGHSGRWGRLRSRVSEWVRDFF
- the ftsZ gene encoding cell division protein FtsZ, translated to MIELVSNPDPGARIKVIGAGGCGGNAVNHMISVGLRNVDFIAVNTDIQALQNNHAPMRIQIGDAITRGRGTGGNPEVGRKAALEDEDRIRELLLEAEMVFVTAGLGGGTGTGSAPVIARIARELGALTVGVVTKPFQFEGRRRMAQADEGLRELKNAVDTLITIPNQRLLSVASRNTSLRESFQKADDVLLQAVRGISELVTVHGLINLDFADVRSIMAEMGMAMMGAATASGENRAVEAAQRAISSPLLEDVSIKGARGLLINVTGGSDMALYEVNEAASLIQEEAHEDANIIFGAVIDEKISDEIRVTVIATGFGELDKHPSTRYSPSGAPITTPIAAASTRAVDPMEVRPAIVASSQSTPAAQPGQVRMFPSNKPVRRMGLIVDDSSLDIPAFRRRGEAGVDGEKLEPNSLLDGDDKLDIPTFLRKHLD